The Pirellulaceae bacterium genome contains a region encoding:
- a CDS encoding multicopper oxidase domain-containing protein, with amino-acid sequence MEPSNHRLSRRRLLQASAGLPLVLSAPVMAATPDPSKTQLAQTPVPAQAKPDYVCNIEQKSIAPLGAMTQATLVNGKLPGTEIRYREGDAFRVLVNNRLQVPTTLHWHGMLVPNYMDGVPEVTQMPIGAGESVLYEYPIRQSGTYWYHSHYQFQEQTGLSGALVVEANDEPYSYDHDVVVMLSDWLNQDPEGIIPQIRGEQPETAAIQPPPGDYKFPKEKAFNVDINYPGYLINGQSNKSPWTQKVRAGDRIRLRLINASTATFFRVKLDEHAMQIIAADGQNVEPINVHNLVIATAERYDVLVTITKPGSFSLHAAALGTNQQVVGVIHTADAVPRPNVNPVEFASQGGGMANYSTLKSLRPTTLPEGPVKQFDIDLGGEMKKYLWSMGGEYFPELFSPEGKAKPLKIQYGDRVRIRLTNSTMMFHPMHLHGHFFRLLRQPGAWDDPLAPLKDTVGVGPKQKIDIEFTADNPGSWFFHCHNLYHLASGMARVVQYDASLPRTSS; translated from the coding sequence ATGGAACCATCGAATCACCGCCTCTCTCGACGTCGCCTCCTGCAAGCAAGTGCTGGTTTACCGCTCGTTCTGTCTGCACCCGTCATGGCCGCAACCCCTGATCCGAGCAAGACGCAACTGGCTCAAACGCCCGTACCTGCTCAAGCGAAGCCGGACTATGTCTGTAATATCGAGCAGAAGTCGATTGCGCCGCTTGGTGCGATGACCCAGGCTACTTTGGTCAACGGCAAGTTGCCTGGAACGGAGATTCGTTACCGCGAAGGCGACGCGTTTCGCGTGCTGGTCAACAATCGGCTGCAAGTACCAACGACCCTGCATTGGCATGGCATGCTGGTGCCCAATTATATGGATGGCGTGCCGGAGGTGACTCAAATGCCGATCGGTGCCGGTGAATCAGTACTCTATGAGTATCCCATTCGTCAGTCAGGGACTTACTGGTATCACTCCCACTACCAATTCCAGGAACAAACCGGTTTGAGCGGGGCGCTCGTTGTTGAAGCCAATGATGAGCCCTACTCTTACGACCATGATGTGGTTGTCATGTTGTCCGACTGGCTCAATCAGGATCCTGAGGGAATCATTCCGCAAATTCGCGGCGAGCAGCCAGAGACGGCAGCCATCCAACCGCCCCCTGGCGACTATAAGTTTCCCAAGGAAAAAGCGTTCAATGTTGATATTAATTATCCTGGCTATTTGATCAATGGTCAGTCAAATAAGAGTCCGTGGACGCAAAAGGTCCGCGCTGGTGATCGCATTCGCTTGCGATTGATTAACGCTTCCACGGCCACCTTTTTCCGTGTGAAGCTCGATGAACATGCGATGCAAATAATTGCAGCCGATGGGCAGAACGTTGAGCCCATCAATGTCCATAATCTTGTTATTGCCACGGCTGAACGATATGACGTGCTGGTGACTATCACCAAACCCGGCAGCTTTTCATTGCACGCTGCTGCCTTGGGTACGAACCAACAAGTTGTCGGGGTGATCCATACGGCCGACGCCGTTCCGCGACCCAACGTGAATCCCGTCGAGTTTGCCAGCCAAGGTGGCGGGATGGCCAACTACTCGACGCTCAAGTCGCTACGTCCAACGACCTTGCCGGAGGGTCCGGTGAAACAGTTCGACATCGACTTGGGAGGCGAGATGAAAAAGTATCTTTGGTCGATGGGAGGCGAGTACTTTCCCGAACTCTTTTCGCCCGAGGGTAAGGCGAAACCACTAAAGATTCAGTACGGTGATCGGGTGCGCATTCGCTTGACGAATTCCACGATGATGTTTCATCCGATGCACCTGCATGGCCATTTCTTCCGATTGTTGCGGCAACCCGGGGCGTGGGACGATCCGTTGGCACCGCTCAAGGACACCGTTGGCGTTGGACCGAAACAGAAGATCGACATTGAGTTTACCGCCGACAACCCGGGCAGTTGGTTTTTTCATTGCCACAATCTCTATCACCTGGCGAGCGGCATGGCACGTGTCGTGCAGTACGACGCCTCATTGCCACGCACGAGCAGTTGA
- a CDS encoding carbohydrate porin: protein MNKIYLIVAALALPTLWLVDQSRAQHLTSRQPDQYPSPTGKLPASGHQFDADYSWGANTLTGGWWGMRSELAQRGIVFGARYVPLLMDNYTGGFDNGFFGGGPLGITATVDTERLAGVEGGTLFFDWEFFSWYNGRFSANHQFDPTGSYVGDNTNLPTGDTKGLNQIAQLYYQQAVWDEHVKIVFGKIDANVPFLAVQAAGGFQNSIAMFSSTLNPFLPTYQNEATALVVSTQLTESVVGKLGWFDGTTAAFDPNSGNSGPATGPRGPSTFFDNDGNWFLITEWDVTWQLDDRRPGSAGVGAWLQTGLTATAGTNTSGVRDVPGWYAQWQQIVWSPSAEVAADGGGIACYGQFGWSDPAKNPVHWSLMTGFSATGLFPDRPADAVGIMFGYTDFTSDAAIYQSTQKNGVPGPSGGHELSLESFYIWYWTSWSYVQPGVMWINAPGGGDPAPLKDDFMSYLLVGFEL, encoded by the coding sequence ATGAACAAAATCTATTTGATTGTGGCTGCTTTGGCACTACCAACGTTGTGGCTGGTAGATCAATCACGTGCCCAACACCTCACCTCGCGACAGCCCGATCAATACCCATCACCAACCGGCAAATTGCCGGCGAGCGGGCATCAATTCGATGCTGATTATTCTTGGGGTGCAAATACCTTGACCGGCGGGTGGTGGGGGATGCGGAGCGAACTGGCTCAACGTGGTATTGTGTTCGGAGCTCGTTATGTCCCGTTGCTCATGGATAACTACACGGGAGGGTTCGACAATGGTTTCTTTGGAGGTGGGCCGTTGGGGATTACCGCGACAGTCGACACGGAACGACTGGCGGGTGTCGAAGGGGGAACCTTGTTCTTCGACTGGGAATTCTTCTCCTGGTACAACGGGCGATTTTCGGCAAACCATCAGTTCGACCCGACGGGATCCTATGTCGGTGACAACACGAACCTGCCGACTGGCGACACCAAGGGCCTTAATCAGATAGCGCAACTCTATTACCAACAGGCAGTTTGGGACGAACACGTAAAAATAGTATTCGGCAAGATCGATGCGAACGTGCCCTTCCTCGCCGTGCAGGCAGCTGGCGGATTCCAGAACAGCATTGCAATGTTTTCCTCGACGCTTAATCCATTCCTACCCACTTATCAGAACGAAGCGACCGCTCTGGTGGTCTCGACCCAGCTCACGGAGTCGGTGGTTGGCAAGTTGGGTTGGTTCGACGGAACCACAGCAGCTTTCGATCCGAATTCAGGTAACAGCGGACCTGCCACGGGTCCACGGGGACCTTCTACCTTCTTTGACAATGATGGTAATTGGTTTCTGATCACCGAATGGGATGTGACGTGGCAACTGGACGATCGGCGACCCGGGTCGGCAGGCGTTGGCGCGTGGCTGCAAACTGGATTGACGGCGACTGCGGGCACGAACACGAGTGGGGTAAGGGACGTGCCCGGTTGGTATGCCCAGTGGCAACAGATTGTTTGGTCACCGAGTGCTGAGGTGGCTGCCGATGGTGGTGGGATCGCCTGCTATGGCCAATTCGGCTGGAGTGACCCGGCAAAGAATCCTGTCCACTGGTCGTTGATGACAGGATTTTCGGCGACGGGTTTGTTTCCGGATAGGCCAGCCGATGCAGTTGGAATCATGTTCGGTTATACGGATTTTACTTCCGATGCTGCGATCTATCAGTCCACCCAAAAAAACGGTGTGCCCGGACCCTCCGGCGGCCATGAATTGTCACTGGAGTCATTTTATATCTGGTATTGGACCTCCTGGTCTTACGTACAGCCAGGTGTGATGTGGATTAACGCACCGGGTGGGGGCGATCCGGCTCCGCTGAAAGATGACTTCATGAGTTATCTCCTCGTGGGATTCGAACTCTAA